CAACAGAAAGAAAATCTTTCAAGCAATTGCATCAGCTTTACCTACCATTCTCAAAGGGTGCTTTTCTGTCTTCCTGTGTTCAGGGGGACACCGTCTGGCTCAAAGAGTTTGGCTGACAGCTACTCTTAGACTGTCAAGATCCTCCTTCAGATGGCAAGGGGAGGGCAGTTGCAAAATTAAGCATGCATCATTGCCGCttcctgctttaaaaaaaacacacatttgtgaGCATGCTCAGCCAGTAAAACATCCTGGCCATTATAAACAAATATGCAGACTAAATCTTTGAATATTATTATGACAAAAGACATTGTGTTCAATGATTCCATGCTGTTATACCATATGCTGTAGTTCTGTTTTACCATATGCTGTCTATCAGCATGACTAAAGTGATTACAGTTACTTTCACTTCCCATTAATAGACAGGAAAGAACATCAAACAGAAACTTGCAGTGCTTGAAGAGACACTAAAATCGTTTTCGgtaacaaaaaacacaaaacaaaaaaaagaaactacacaaaaaataaaactgctctgaTTGTACCTAAAGAAAATACAAGACTGCAGTGTATTAAGGCCAAACTTACACCaaagatttggtaaatttatgataaaaaaaggCTTTCTCGCAGGGTCAGAAACCCTATCCAGATCTTTACAAGAACAACATAGTGAATCTTGCACCGCCATGTTTTGGATTACTCAACCTTGCTTTGCTTAACCTTAATATGTATTCCACTAAGTCACATTCCACACATTACTGGAGGGGTCAGGTCCCTCTCTTTGTTGATATGTTACATCAGATCAAAATTAAGCAAATGCTTGACAATTGATTATGGCCTGCAGACATTATGCTTTTAACACATCAGGACAAAGTCGAACAGATAACCTTATTCTAAATACAGTCTAAACATTTTGAATCTTTAAATTCTATTCATAATTCCACATTTTCCCCATGTTCTAAAATTACCCCCTTGGTCACCTTTTAAACAAACAATTGGTTGTTTTTAATCGGGCTAGGACGCAAATAATTTGTCAGGTGGAGTGACTTAAGCTCATGTGGTTTGCTATGAATACAGGAGTCCGTGGAACAACACCCTTGGCCTCCAGCCTTCCAAACTTCAGTCTGCTGCAGCCCAATTTGAGACCCGAAAATCCGAGGGGCCCACCAAAAGCCTTTGTACAAACACAACATGAGACTCAAagcattttcctttaaattctCTCTCATGGACAGAACTGAAATAcaaaccttgttttttttctttttgagagCGATTAagattaataacattaacattagcATTTCTTTGGCCACAAATTACAGTAAATGAACCTCTGCCATTCATTTTGTGttgatcaggcatctgcaaaatCACTCAGATTTTCTCTTCTGATGTTTATCACTGTGAACGTCCTTAATTGCTTCACAAACTCTATCCTAGCAGCAATGTTGCCTCTGAAGGCAGAGACAAGAAGTCTTTAAAATCAGCTGTGTCACCATTTAATCCAGTACCATTCAAACCACGACACAGGTTTCACTCatcagagaaaataaatgataaaaatggtgaCGTGAGTTAAAacttatgctgtttttttttttttactttcaggACTTGCACTTAATGATTATTTCAAATgtgatttacttttaaaaatatatatgtttatgGTTAGTAGTGTGTGTAAATTACCTCTCTTGGCCCACCCGGAGTACCTCTGGGTAACATCATTGAGCCCTGCCCAACCCTTTGGGAAGCACTGGCCTAGAGTAAGCATTAAAGCCACAACTGTGTTGGTTCGGGTTCCTCAAAATGAGGATTTTGACTTCATTAAAGAAGAATTGAAACATTAGAGACATCACATGAACTTTGACAATATAAAAACTGTGATACTTTGGAATTGCCTTACTAGTTATAATGGCTATAACCATATATAATGACAATTCTCGACAAACTGTTTCACACCTTGTCTTTCGTTGGATACAAAACACGCTCGTGTTTGCTTTCCAGCTTTGCAGCCTACTTATTTTCCAGACTGTGGGCGGAACAAAACAGTACGTACCGTCCAGACGTGTGACGTTGCACACACGTCTTACGTCAACTCAAAATCGAAGTAGATTTCTCCAGGCGTACTCTCTTTATTTTCTGCATTGCAATAAGCATTTTGTATATACGTTCTTTAACATGCTTTGTTTAAATCCAAGGGAGCTTGCCGCCGTGAAGGATTACCCCTAAGGAAACCTCGTATGGGATCGAAATCTACCTTCTTTCAGCTAAGCTTACGTTATTGCATCTATTAGCAAAACTTGCTAGCTAAGAAGCTAGCGCTAGCACTTAGCTATCCCTACCCTACCGTCGAGCTAGCTATGCATTAGCACTTTAGCCTAACCCGCTACCCAGTGACAACTGACAAAGGTAAACAACcaaccttttgtttttgtttttttgtccagCACAACTCATTTAACTTTATCTATATGACTAACACTCTGCTGTTTTAACTGCCTTTAACCCCCTGTTAGCAATGCTAAATTGAAGTacgaaagagaaaaaaggggtAGCAACAGCGTCAAcgaaaaaacaatacaaatccCGAATCCCGTATCAGCGACTAGCGTAAGGCCGAGCAAGCCAGATACGGGGTTGTTGGAGCTTTATTAAGCATTGGAAAAGTCTGAACATATATAAAAACCATTTTGTAAAAATGGTCCACTGTGTCGAAGCATTTTATACGACTAAAAGTGGCGACATCTGTTGGACGAACCCTTGATATCGTATATGTGTCGATGGATTAAATCTAAGGCTGTGATGAAACAGTCATACGACAAGTGGTTTAACGGCATTCGTTGTTGCTTTTAGTACTATAAAGCCTTTGTGAATATAATCACGTTTAAACAAAGGGTAACTTTAAGGTCTTTCAGTCTGATTGACAAGAACATCCTGTATTCAAAACCAGCGCTCCCACTCTCTGACGAGGCCTAGGTGAAGTGGTCAAGTCATCATGTTGTATGCTAAATTGGGGTATTGAGAATCCTGCTGTGAACTTTAGTTTTGATATCttagtgttttatttatgtGGGTTTTTTCTATCACAGTTTAAAGCTGACAGGCTGACAACTATTCATAGCTACACCTCAAAAATGTGCAATGTTAgcttgtttctgtttctcatgCCTCTCAGTGGTAGTTATGACAGACTTTTACCTGGACACTCAATTTTACACCTTGTCTCTGaatcaaaagaagtggcaggTAACAGGTGGTGCTGGTGGTAGTGTTGGTAGTCCCCAGTTTTGTCATGTATCATCACTGTTGTTGGCCAGGGTTGTCAGTGGGATTAATGCATCATAATTGGCTGCTGTAAATACAGAGGCATGCTTTCAATATCACCTTAATTCAGTGCAATGCATCAGCTCCAGTGTTACTACTTACCTGAGCTCTTAACTTTGGATAAGGTGTCTTGCACACCTTCAGTAAGTGAGTGGCTTGTgctgttatcattattatgtcTATAAAGCAGTGAGAGCGGGGCTGACTAGACTCCTTCTGAAATTAAGTTTGTTAGTTGAAGATTATCTAAAACCACCAGTTTAACGTCTGTACTTATAATTAGATATACATCAACAGTTCTTTTGAGCATACCTTTTTTGTCCTCATGTAAATTTTGTAACCATGcaaaatttaattttgatttgCATTCTTCACAAATGCCATTTAATTGCTCATCATAGACAGtagaacattttgtttttggcGAAAAATCACCTGAGGTTGTTGtcttcttgtttttgtctgtttgtttgtttgtttttttttttgtttttttttttgttttgttttactagGGCACAGACAATGTGATCCTGAACATGCCAGAGTGAAATACAAGGTTTTCTTGCTGGAGTCATTGACCACTTACAATTGGCACAGTTTCTCAGCATCCCTTCACAAGACATCTTCCCAGTAATCTACTCAGCACGCCTGTCTGCAGTTCCTCTTGGACCTGAACCATGTGAGGGCCCCTCGGTCCAGTCTGAGGGGATCCCAGGACTGTTACAAATACGACCCCGCTGTGCGGGGTGAGACTGATcctgtctgtgtttgagagagcaGTCTTTTCAGTACACTCTCCTTATACAAACATTCCTGTTCTCCTTAACCAGGAGACACGCCATGATGTTCCGAGATCAGGTAGGTATCCTGACAGATTGGTTCAAAGGCTGGAATGAGTGTGAACAGACGGTGGCACTGTTGTCCCTCCTGAAGAGGGTGTCCCGCACCCAGGCTCGTTTCTTACACATCTGCCTTGAACACTGGCTGGCAGACTGCACAGAGATTCACATCCTTGAAGCCGAGGCCAACAATGCAGGTAGCCAAATGTTGAATTATATGTTATtaaatatttgtgattattcAGCACTATTACTCTATCATTTTTCAAGTATAAAAAATGGATCATATTTGaccaataataaaaaatgaatccCTGCAAATATTCTCTGTTTCCTTGCTGTTTTCAGCAATTGTCAGCCAGTGGCATCAGGAGCCAAAGGAGAAGGTTGTGTCCTTGCTGCTGTCCCATCTGCCTTTGCTGCAGCCCCGCAACAGCGAGGCCAAATGTGAATACATGAAGCTTCTGCAGAAGGTGTTGAGTCACACTATTGAGAGTAGCCTGTTTGTAGAAGAAAGCAGGCAGCTGCTATCCTACGCACTCATCCACCCTGCCACCACACTGGATGATCGCACCTCTCTGGCCATGTGGCTAAACCACCTGGAGGAGCACCTATCTAGTGGCTATACACCCCGGGCCCCGTCAAGTCCCTACCACCCACGCCAGGGCTCAGACGAATGGCCAAGCTCTGCTGAGGGTCTGGACCCCGGCCACGCCTGGCACGATAAGTCCCCCTCATCCACCACATCTCCAGCTGGCCAGAACGGACACATGCCCTTCCCAGGCGGGATGTCCTCTCCCATTAACAGCAATAACACAGGTATTGTATGCTGTCGTTATAAAGAGAAGATGTTGTTGATACAAAGCTCACATTGTGCAAATGGTTTTCAGTTTTCTAAAGGATTTCTTCCTCTGAATAACAGAAATCTCAGTTTCTTATAAATCTGGTGTTTTCCTGTCCCAGGTCTGGGTGGGCAGCTGCAGCCCAGCCCTTTAAAGAAGGCCATGTCTGTTATTCCCTCCGGCCCTCAGGCTTGTGGCTCTGAGTGGAGTAGCCAGGATGACACAGGGGGTCGGCAGAATTTCATTCCGTCGGATCACGCACCACTCTCACCCCAGAGCAGTGTAGCCTCCTCAGGAAGTGAGCAGACAGAAGACCAGGGCTCCACTCGCAACACGTTCCAGGAAGACGGCAGCGGCATGaaaggtcagagttcattaCCGAGTGGAGCCAAGGGTGTTGACAACATTTGGCTCGGGTAGAAGGCATGCTCAGCGAACAGCTGTGGCTATATATGCCAAGATGTgacttaatttttttgttgtccCTTGGTGTATATTTGTTGTAGATGTTCCTGCATGGTTGAAGAGTCTACGCCTTCATAAATATGCATCACTCTTCTCCCAGATGACCTACGAGGAGATGATGATTCTCACAGAGCAGCACCTGGAGTCACAGGTTTTTAAGCCTCTCTTTTACATACACCGCAACCGGCCTTTGATTATTCCACCCTCCTTATCATTTGTGAACATAACTGTCCCCAAACCTGATGATACATCAACTCCCAATGAGGCATGAAATTAAGCAATACACCCTACAGTTACATTCAGCCAGTCACACATACAAATGGCGTGATTTGGTATCAGCCCCTTGGCTTTAATGAAACGAATGGTGATTAGCTTTGTTATTTACTAACTGTAGAAATTGCCCACTGTTCCCAAAAGAAATAACTGTCCTTTGTCTTGTGCAATATTGTTAAactctttctctccattgtCCCAGAATGTTACCAAAGGAGCACGGCATAAGATTGCCTTGAGTATCCAGAAACTGCGAGAAAGGCAGTGTGTGCTCAAGTCTTTAGAAAAGGTAATTTGGGTTGGataatgttatttttcattCCAGTGGGAGGcaattcttttgttttgtttttgtccccTTTGGCACTTGTACAGATCAGAAAAGCACTTCAGTAAAGACTTCTTTGTGATAATTATGTGGCAGTTGTTTTTGTTCCATTGAGAAATACCTTTCAAAGTTACTGGCAGAGAAACAAATCAGAGTGGAGACAGGTTTTTTCTTCTACCTCTGAGATACTTAAATAAATGTACTGCTTAGTTATCATTTGTCTTTCCtttcaaaacattaaacttAAACCCTCTTTTGTTAGGATATCCTTGAAGGAGGAAATCTACGTAATGCCCTCCAAGAGCTGCAACAGATCATCATCACACCCATCAAGGCCTACACCCCACCGAGTGCGACACAAACAACCCCGGACACAGCCACTGCTTCAGAAACAGCCACATCCCCATcagaagcaacaaaaacaggagCAGATAAGGAGCCTACCACAGAGGGCTTCCAAACCCACAACCCACCTCCCTGTGATGGAGACTCCTCGGCCACACCCATCTCAGACGGCGACATTGCTGGACAGTTCACCCGTGTCATGGGAAAAGGTATTATTCAGCATCCTCCATTCTTGTCTGTATTAAGAATAAAGACTTCCGCTCTCCACAGGGAGTTTTAATTTACAGGTCTAACTGTTTTTAGCAGTCTCTTGATTATGCAAACCCTTcccttgtgtttttgtttcagtgtgCACCCAGCTGCTGGTGTCTAGACCAGATGAAGAGAACATCAGCTGTTACCTTCAGCTCATTGAGAAGTGTCTGGCACATGAAGTGAGAACTTTGATATCTTTTTTtgtctgactgttttttttttgtttttttttgttattggtGTTAATCCATTCACCACACTTTAACTCAGACGTATTGCATAATGGAAATAGTATATAGACCAGTATgcataaaatgttaatttatgagTAACTGTTATTAGAACTTGCCTACTTctttaaaatcacaaatttCATGTACGTCTGCTGAATGGCTCCTCATGTGCTTTGATTAtctgatgtcatttttttaacctccgCTATCTCCTTCCTTGTGTCAGGCTTTTACAGAAACCCATAAGAAAAGGTTAGTCTCCTGGAAGCAGCAGGTCCTCAAACTTCTCCGCCTGTTCCCTCGGAAAGCGATGCTGGACATGCCTGTGTATCGACAGAAAGGGTGAGACTCTGCGAGTCCTCTTTACGTTTGATCTGCCTATTTAAAGAGGAAGATGTCAAAACAGCTGAATGTTACACTCTCCCTGCTCCCTTTCTACTGCCTACATTTACTTTGATTCTCTATaccttcctttttttaaatttcctttgCTTTCTTCTTGATCAAATGAAACTAGCATTTCTCACAGGTAGCTTGTTTGGAGTTGCATATGCgattttcttaattttcttaattcctcttgttgccgcttgcttacgtcacgactccgccgcgcccgaaagtactgccgctcgtcgctgattggtcctgtcactttctaaccgggcccaaactattcagacaggagctttgcaagatggatttgccagtgagaaacacggaaactgacgtatccatctgctttgcaaggatcATAAACCCAGATGtattaaaatctattttaacaCCTAAAAATGGCTGCATCATTTTATACGTGTGGGACCAGTATACAAGTATAAAATTCTGTCAGCCGCTACTATCACCTACCGTTCATGCACCTGGACACAATAAAAAATTTGCCCTTATATACTGTGAATAAGGGGTTTCACCACTCTACTGCAACTGCATGTTGGTGGActtttcttgaaaatgttttttttaaatcttttgaaCATATACAACAGTATTTACATAAAAAGAATAGTCCATACATCTAGGCACACAGTCAGGTCATTATccacaaaatttaaagttggagATACAACTAATAATTCATTATAAATAAGAGAaaactgataataaaaaaaaacaacttacaaaaataaataaataaaggggaGGGGGGCATGCACAACAAACTCATGTTCTGAATTCTTCCTTTTCCTAATTTTCCTTATTCCTTGTTACATCCAAAGGGAGCCAACTGACTATTTCTAGTTTGATTAAAGTTAGTATTAAAAAGGTTTGCTTTTGTAgaatttctcagttttttttttttttttaagagaattGTATTTTGTCTAGCTCCAAGTGTGCCATTTCATCTCTCATGTTGGTGCACTCTTCTGTTTCCAGTTAAGAAGAATCAATCTTCATGCTATCAAGCTTACAAATTAAACCAGATTTTGTTCTGCgctgtttttattacatttggGTCTGTTATTCCCAAGACTGCTGCTAAAGGATCCAAGTTAAAAGGTCAATGTAAGATTTTGGGTAAAGTCTGAAAGATGTTGTACCGATAATTTGTTATCCTTGGGCAGCTCCAGAACATATGACCTAATGATGCAGGCACCACACCACAGCATTCACTTGATAGATCTAATTCTAGAAATATCTTGTAGAGCTTTTCTTTAGACTAGTGTAAGTagaatattatttttaatgtcattattatTCTGTATTGCAAGAGGCCATGTCTTGCACACACTGAAGCACTATGGTTATGTCCTGGGCTGTCATCCCTGCTCCTCAGTGATCTCCCTATTCAAGTCATCCTGCCAGGCGGATCTTAGATGATCCATAGTAAGGGCTCCTGCTAACTGTGAGAGTTTACATATGTTTTAGATATACCTCCTTTTTTGTAAGGATCTTGGACTTTTCTGACTACAACAGAGATCATCACACAGGAAAGCATTTCACACCTTTTTACCCTCCGAAACGCCTCAATAAACCTGCTGGGTCTCCTATACCAGTGTGAGTTAAACAGCAGcgtttttctgtcttcttttcaGCTGGACCTATGGGTCCAACTCCCTCCCCACAGCAGGCTCTGTGAGTGGAGGTGTAGCACGGCGAGGCCAGAGGCAGTTCCAGATGACACCCCGTGGACTTCCAGCTGGGCGAATGGGTCTCCTAAGCCCTGGTGGAATCGGAGGAGCATCTCCTCGACACACACTCACCAGTCCTGCGCTGCCAGGCCAGGGGAGACAGGTTGGTACTGCTGTCATCAAAAAGGTTCTGGACAAGTTAAATCCTATTTCTTAAGCATCTCATTCATTCGTCCTCTTGTGATATTGTGGAATTGAGTTCAAGTTAATGACCCAAAAGATAACAGCACACAACTCTGAGTAGCTGCTTAGCATATTGATTGTTTAAGACTGTTTAGCACAAGCTTACAGTGCATTTCATCCTGTCTGAAAGTAAGGACTTTTATGATGACATGCCCAAGGATTCATAATATTAAACGGTAAACATCAGTTTTGAACAGAAAACAGGTGGAAGAAAAGCAGGAGACTTTGCCATGTTAATGAGCAAAAGACAAAGGGTTAAACATCTCAGTTTGTGATGATCCATGATGTGATTGATCCATTATCATAGCTTGAGGAGTTTTTGTTCAATGCCTTAGTTGAAGGATAAGGAAACCATGCTTTCCTTGCGGGATGATTGGCATTCATGTAATGAGAACTTGTGTTTTCCCTCTGTAGAGCCTGTGGTTTGCCAACCCCGGAGGCAGTAACAGCATGCCAAGTCAGAGTCGCAGCTCCGTGCAGCGGACCCACTCACTCCCTGTCCACACTTCCCCACAAACCATGCTCATGTTCCAGCAGCAAGGTACTGTAGCTGGTCAGACCCTGTTCTTCTTTAGAATTAACATAACTGTGCACATCAACCCAAAGGTTTGCGTCACTAATATTTTACCTCATTATACCTcacacattttttctgttttacccCATCAGGAATCCTTTCCTTTttgaatcataatttaaaaaatgtattcttaGCTGGGCATTTTCCATTGAGTAGAGGTTTTTGTGAAATGGCATCTTCTATCCTGTTAGCAGCTTTCTCAAGCAACAGAAGCAACACAgtttctgtttaaaaacacagaagaaaagGAAGACAGATATGCCATTTGGTCAGAAGCCAGAACAGTAAGATGCTCTCCCTCTGTGCCAAGGACAATATAACAAGACAGCTTAGCGGCAGGCTGCAGTAAACAATCTGCCACCTCTTACAATATACATAACCTTTTGGTTGTCTTGTCTCATGTGCCAGATTGCCTCACACCAGCATCGCAAATTCATCTGTGATgcttctgtcatattttaaagagAGTCATCATTGTGAGACATTTGCATAATGGAGCATCCTGTGTGAAAGCCAAAAATTGATAACTTCAGCAGATGTAGGAACCCAGCGGCCTTAAAGATCCTGAAACTGCAGCTGTGCCTCTTTCTAACTGCTTTCCACCGTTGTTTCAGGGTTATATTGAAGAGAAGATTTTCATTAGATCATCAGCCATAACAGAGGATTTGATGTCAGAGCTGTGATGATGTTCTTTTTCCTTCACAAAGTCAATCTCAGTACCTAGACACCAGCTTTTACAGCTCAGACTTGGTACCCTTTTATACCAGTAGTCAGTGTTGCTTAAACTTGGCCCTGATGGTAAAAGTCCTCAGATTTGGGCCAGATGAACAGCAAAGATGTGGCCTACATGTGGGAAGCCCAAATCTGGCCCAAGTGTGTGACAGCAGTGTCTGAACCAAGATAGAGTCAGACCTCTACCACAATTACACCAAATAAAACAGTTGATATGGCCCATATGTGTGAAAACCTTTACGGGGAGTTTTGGTAAGGAATTGTGGCCTTTCTAGAGCCCAAATGTGTCCATAAGACCAAACTCCATTCCCTTAACAGAATCTCGCCTCATTTATACCAAACCTTTGATCTGGCCCAAAGCGCAAGTTATTGTTTAAGTTCAGAAACAATTGTTCAATCTTTTATATGTTCACTCATCCATATGtaggctggatagctcagtgggttaccccaCTGACTTTGGTCTGGTAGAGcaatggttcaaatcccagtcagtgTATATTCAATATCCAGTTagggcccttgggcaaggttCTTAACTCCTGGAACACCTGTCTACCTGTCAGATGTCAATTTGGATagaagtgtctgctaaatgataTTTTGACATTGTAACACttaactacaaaaaaaatcacacaaatcTTCAAAGTTAACAATTTTATTATGACGCAGACGTTTCATGATCAAGACAAAATCAGatcaaatacaaataaaatattttttttacatctaaaaacaaaatagaacatagacatgtagataagaaataagtggtaaaaaagtcacattttgccaatttttgtgcACCTCATTTCAGAGTCTGGGTCAGcttcagcatctttttttttgttctgttttctccCACCACCTCTGTCACATGCCAGGTGAAGCCACGTCATTATCGCAGTCATTGTCACTTCAACCTTGTTATCCAGAACTGCTGCTGCCCTCCAGTATTAAAGGTGTTGCAAAATACAAGTGGTTATGACTTGACCCTCATGTGTTCTGTCATGTCGCATTGGCCATTTACAAACCACACGTGGCTTAAAAGTCAAAGGTAATATTTGGGCCAAGTGCTTCAACTGCGTAAGTTTCCCAGAGGAGAAAATTCCCTCCAAGTTTGAGCATATGGCAAAGCTCATGTGGCTACTTTGTGGCTGTCATATGTTTTGCCATGCCACATCCCAGCCAGAGGTGCCGGATAAATGCCACGTTTCACCCAAACATTGTTAGAGTTAGTGCTCCTTTGCTTACTGCTAAGTCTAATTCTTGACAGCTAGCTGCTGGTGTAGACAATGATGTATTCTAACCACAGAGGTGCCTCTGAGGAGATGACATTTTGTTTATTGCACCTTTCTCCTAAAACCGTGCTCCGGATACTCGAACTGACATGTCTCACAACCTGCCAACATGCTACCTACACCTTGTCAACGAGGTGTTGTTTGGGTTCAGGATAATTTGGCCTTTGTAACTACTCTATATTTACATTTGGCACTACAGAAGTGGACAGGAACAAATTGGTGTGACACGCAACACAGTCCCTAGGCCATCAGGATGATCCTTATGTATTTAATATATATCATCCCGGGAAAAGACACAGACCATTCAgatctttttaccactttttatttatactttGTAGAGTCCAGGCACAAAAATAGATATTCAAAATAGATTTTAAGACATGTTAGATTTGATTATGATCATAGAGCTTCCCTGCAACTTTTCTCAGAAAATCTTCCTGTTCAGGTAAAATACCCTGCTTTTTCTTGCTTTATAATAACAGTCAATGATTAACAGAATACTTAAATATGAATTCTGCATGGTTAAAGGAAAGCAGTTTTACTTTGTTAAGCTGTGCTCACTTCATTTGAATTTACTCTGTTAAAAAGAACTCTTCTTAGAAAAAGAGgcagaggaaaacaaaagttTGCAGTTTAGTTGAGTCCTCTGGTTACTGGAAACTAGACTATTGTAGCTGAGAATAAAGATTTTTAAGAGTTAAAAGTAATTCCCCCAAGCATGTATACTGTTATACCATTTTGTATATCCACTTGAGACAAACTGCAGTTAACACCTTAAATCACAACATTAGTAACTGAGGTCACATTCTGGTTCATGAGGAATTCTAAAGTACGCTCTAACTTGTGCGGATCGCTTAGTGCATCCTTATCTACTCATGCCATTAGAGAAGGGGTGTTTTGCCTCACCTCCATGCAGACTGGCTCACCCACTTATATGTTGAGACAGACTACATT
This region of Cheilinus undulatus linkage group 2, ASM1832078v1, whole genome shotgun sequence genomic DNA includes:
- the LOC121521031 gene encoding protein Smaug homolog 2, with protein sequence MMFRDQVGILTDWFKGWNECEQTVALLSLLKRVSRTQARFLHICLEHWLADCTEIHILEAEANNAAIVSQWHQEPKEKVVSLLLSHLPLLQPRNSEAKCEYMKLLQKVLSHTIESSLFVEESRQLLSYALIHPATTLDDRTSLAMWLNHLEEHLSSGYTPRAPSSPYHPRQGSDEWPSSAEGLDPGHAWHDKSPSSTTSPAGQNGHMPFPGGMSSPINSNNTGLGGQLQPSPLKKAMSVIPSGPQACGSEWSSQDDTGGRQNFIPSDHAPLSPQSSVASSGSEQTEDQGSTRNTFQEDGSGMKDVPAWLKSLRLHKYASLFSQMTYEEMMILTEQHLESQNVTKGARHKIALSIQKLRERQCVLKSLEKDILEGGNLRNALQELQQIIITPIKAYTPPSATQTTPDTATASETATSPSEATKTGADKEPTTEGFQTHNPPPCDGDSSATPISDGDIAGQFTRVMGKVCTQLLVSRPDEENISCYLQLIEKCLAHEAFTETHKKRLVSWKQQVLKLLRLFPRKAMLDMPVYRQKGWTYGSNSLPTAGSVSGGVARRGQRQFQMTPRGLPAGRMGLLSPGGIGGASPRHTLTSPALPGQGRQSLWFANPGGSNSMPSQSRSSVQRTHSLPVHTSPQTMLMFQQQECQVPGADLEINPTLESLCLSMTEHALGDGTDRTSTI